The genomic segment aagaatattttatttgttttttctatttaaGTAAATTATTCAAAATAGACTTGAGTGAAAACtatcacttgttttattttaatggatGCAATTTATTCAAATTCTACTATTCTAAAAATATTTTGTGGCTAATTTTGTTAAaatgatgcgtgtgtgtgtgtgtgtgtctcacacgcTCACCTCTGCTGACATGAACGTCCTCCACGTTCACCTGAAGGGAGTCAAGACTTTATATGCCCAGTGACTTTCTTCACAAAGCTTCCCCAGGCCGTTTTTCGCCTGGCAACCAATAATGACGTCTTCGATGACGTCCCAACCACGATGATTCCCATATGTCAATCATTTAGACATGTGtacagtgaagaagaagaagaagaagaagaagagtcgaGTTTCaaaaatccaactttattttgaaagcattTTTCATGAGGATCATTAAACAGCTCACGCGGggcataaaatacaaataaaagtcatGTAAAAAGCCATAAAACATGAGTTAAAAAGATTGTTTatgtttccgtgtggatgtgAGATAAAAGTGCTCTGACGCTTTTCCATGACTCAGTTCCAGCTTGACTCGGCTCGTTTTttgtgcttttccatcagtgacagaacctggtgtttttgttcgttcctgctctgacgaggttcagctaagccgatactaaaatgtgatgtcgacATACTGCCGgccatgagtgcgacgtccgacacaaaaaTCTAAACTATtctgttaaaaagacttaaaaatcccttaAAACATTGACGTTAATCTCCAAAATTTAGCAAAGCAAACGTTtaaaaaatctcaatattttacagcgatcgtgagctgaatcacaacgacgttcagtggtatttcagttcagtgctccgctcatgcaggaagtactgaattaatctttttaattgactgattctaatgattctaatgattcagttacacccaaaacaactcatttgtgtgtgtttgtgtcacatataaaaacatgtttcttgCAGCCGTGTTGTGGTGACTCCGCCCATATTAAGGAGgaactatgaagtcatggaaaccgaTACCAAGCCACTTGGAGTCGAGCTGTGTCGTGCCGTGCCGGACCTAtgtcgtggaaaagcgccaatatTGGATTATCACATAAACAGCAGGGGTGAGAGGACCCTCCAGAAACCTCCTGCTTCATTTGACCATTACCGCTGCCTTTTTGCCATGAAACAGCACCGCCAGTGTCTGTCTGACCTCCTTCATCTGCAGCCCGTAGATCACGGCGTTCAGAGCGGGCAGCGCCACCTCGCCCAGGATGGCCGCTACCTTCCTGTGGTCGGAGAGCTGAGGGAAGCGGTGCAGGATGACGATGACGAATGCCGACACCAGGAGCAGCACGTAGACGGTGAGGTGGGCGGCGCACGTCTGCAGTGCTTTGCTGTTGAGCGCCTTGCTCCTGCTGCGCGCGCAGACGGCGGCGATCTTCAGGTATGTGAGCGTGACGCTGCAGATGGACGAGCCCAGCAGCAGCACGGTGTAGCCCAGGCCGTACACCTGGTTGACCACGACGCTCTCGCACGAGAGCGCGAAGAGCGAGGCGTTGTCGCAGAACAGGTTGGCGACGACGTGGCGGCAGCGCGTCAGGCGGATGGTGAGGCCGAGGAGAACCGCCACCGGCACCAATGCCGACACCCAGGCGGCGGCCGACAGCGTCGCCACCGCCCTGTTGGTCATGATGGCAGCGTAACGCAGCGGGTCGCAGATGGCCACGTAGCGGTCGAACGCCATGATCATGAGCACGGTGTGCGACGTGCTCCCGTACAGGTGAACACAGAAGGCCTGCACCACGCAGTCCACGTAGCGGATGTAGCGCTCCGACGTGGAGACGAACATGTCCCTGAGGACGTGCGGGATGATGATGGTCGCACCGAACACGTCGTTCACGCTCATGTTGCAGAAGAGCAGGTACATGGGCTGCTGCAGGCTCCGGCTCCGCAGGATCAGCAGCACCAGGCCGAGGTTTGACACCATGATGAAGACgtagatgaggaggaggaggatgaaggcgGGGACGGCCGACTGAGGCGTGACCTTTAACCCCTCCAGGAGCAGGATGCCTGAATGTAAACTCTGGTTTTCCATGTTTCTGGAATCTGTTGAGACGACAGCAGTAACACACTTGCACcttaatgtcctcactttcccttAAGGACCTAACTTTCCGTttatgtcctcactttcccttAAGATCTTCACTTTCCCtttaatgtcctcactttccctgaatgtcctcactttcccttAATGTCCTCACTTCATATGGTTTCTAAGTTTAACCTCAACCTCATCCTAATTTTACATTATGAGgacaaaaagccctttaaagtcaTGAGGACctagacaaaatgtcctcactttcccttAATGTCTCTATGGTTTATACAtttttctggtcctcacaaagagacacatacaAAGTCACACATACAAACTCGTGCAGCAGTCTCACTGAGGACACTCAAACATAAGacactctaaccttaaccatcacaactaaatgcctaacccctaaaaccaggtcttaatcccccaaaaagccctttaaagatgtgaggaccggccaaaaacttaacttaaaaaccatatgaagtgaggacatttaatgtcctcacttcatacaacatgtcttcaccttaaaatgtaaaaattgaCATTAtaggggacttgatttttgtccccatgagGAAGAAAAGTCCTCATGTGATTAAGGTACATGACTattacctgaaacacacacacgcacacttgtttttatatgataGCGAGgacacatcactgacatcatgcaggtcttaaccctgagaaaaatgtcctcacactcTGGTTTCtgtgacttcagaggacatgacACCGTCCTGCAGACTGACGCTAACATGTCTTCACGCAAACCTGATGTTTACACACTTGTTTTCAGGAAAACAAGTGTGTAAAGAGTTTTCGGTCCTCACAACATGCGTAACacgtggaacacacacacatttacagagacACATATTTAAGTGTATGAACAGTGAAGCCTGacttgaagaagaagaagaatctcaTTATATCAAACATGTGATAAAACCCCCCACAAATGAATTTCACTGAGGCAAAAACCCTGGATATGAGATCTGTTTGGTTGATGAAATgtcaaagatattcagtttatgtCGTTATGTCACTTTAGACAACTTTTAACACTCTCTAAGCAAAGAAACCTAAAGAGACGGAGCTTCATTTTAACTGATGATTAAAAGagtgtaaatgttgttgttcaCTAACGGTGAGATGATCCCGTCTCCGTTCACGTCCCTGTTCGGTTCATCGTCAGCTGTCAGTGAACACAGCACACGCACCGCCCTCCTGCCCGCTCACCTGAGCCGACGCGGCACATTTTTATCTGCAGCAGCGTCACAGGTCACCTGTTGCCCGGCAACCACTGCTTCATGGCTGTGGCGTTTGACGCAGAGTTaataaaataagtgtttttgttttaaaaaacaaaacaaaaaaacatgtcaggGAAATGATGAAAAAGAGTGGGCCGTGTTTTGTGGTCGGACTGGACCCTGTTAAACCCCCGTTAGTAAGAGATGGTTTGTTCCTGAACAAGAACCCGAGCTTTACTTTC from the Solea solea chromosome 4, fSolSol10.1, whole genome shotgun sequence genome contains:
- the LOC131458555 gene encoding olfactory receptor 52N5-like; protein product: MENQSLHSGILLLEGLKVTPQSAVPAFILLLLIYVFIMVSNLGLVLLILRSRSLQQPMYLLFCNMSVNDVFGATIIIPHVLRDMFVSTSERYIRYVDCVVQAFCVHLYGSTSHTVLMIMAFDRYVAICDPLRYAAIMTNRAVATLSAAAWVSALVPVAVLLGLTIRLTRCRHVVANLFCDNASLFALSCESVVVNQVYGLGYTVLLLGSSICSVTLTYLKIAAVCARSRSKALNSKALQTCAAHLTVYVLLLVSAFVIVILHRFPQLSDHRKVAAILGEVALPALNAVIYGLQMKEVRQTLAVLFHGKKAAVMVK